A single window of Butyricicoccus intestinisimiae DNA harbors:
- a CDS encoding RelA/SpoT family protein, whose amino-acid sequence MDIQNKIDFLLERVQKQTPNADVNKIRRAYECANKAHDGQKRKNGDPYIIHPVSVAEIIVEMGLDTDSICAGLLHDCIEDTAFGYDQIKEQFGESVADLVNGVTRLGRLHYSKEQEQVEDLRKMLIAMAKDIRVILIKLADRLHNMRTMQYMKVEKQRSKSLETMEIYAPIAHRLGMQRVKWELEDLSLKYLDPVGYKEIVDGLERQRPELEEMLNRIKKTINGKLDESGIKNSISARVKHIYSIYRKMFEQNKSINEIYDICAVRVIVESVADCYNVLGYVHDLYKPIPGRFKDYISTPKPNGYRSLHTTVIGRSGVPFEVQIRTEEMHKMAEYGIAAHWKYKEHLQKSSGEETYAWIRQLLEAQQDTEAEDFIKHIKVDLFADEVFVFTPRGDAVSLPLGATPIDFAYGIHSAVGNRMTGCKVNGRIAPINYTLRNGDVVEVLTSKETHGPKRDWLKIVKTSEARSKIKQWFKKECREENIEQGRADLERELRSSLLYSHFIEKPEIQEKVLEKFGYPSLEEMYNALGYGGITVTKVLNKVRDEVIRARKQEEKQKPLNARPVPHGRSDSGVIVEGLDDVDCKVKFARCCTPVPGDDIIGYVTRGFGVSVHRKDCINVKNANPEDKKRWVNVYWDESHVESKERFSTAIQISTNDRTGVMNDVLQMLANNHINVKDFNGKTLSEGYGIINIVIAVTGLAQLDALTKKLRGLHGVINVTRQTM is encoded by the coding sequence ATGGATATTCAAAACAAGATTGACTTTTTATTAGAGCGTGTACAGAAGCAGACGCCGAATGCGGATGTGAATAAAATTCGTCGCGCATATGAGTGCGCCAACAAGGCACACGATGGACAGAAGCGGAAAAATGGTGATCCATATATTATTCATCCGGTCTCTGTTGCGGAAATCATTGTAGAGATGGGATTGGATACCGATTCTATTTGTGCAGGTCTGCTGCATGACTGCATTGAGGACACCGCATTTGGGTATGACCAGATTAAGGAGCAGTTCGGCGAATCGGTCGCTGATTTGGTCAATGGCGTCACACGACTGGGCCGGCTGCACTATTCCAAGGAACAGGAGCAGGTCGAAGATCTGCGCAAGATGCTGATTGCGATGGCGAAGGATATCCGCGTTATTTTGATTAAATTGGCAGACCGCCTGCACAATATGCGCACCATGCAGTACATGAAGGTGGAAAAACAGCGCTCCAAGTCTCTGGAGACTATGGAGATTTATGCGCCGATTGCACACCGCTTGGGCATGCAGCGCGTCAAATGGGAGCTGGAGGATTTGTCGCTGAAATATCTCGATCCGGTCGGATACAAGGAAATTGTGGATGGTTTGGAGCGTCAGCGTCCGGAGCTGGAAGAAATGCTCAACCGCATCAAAAAGACCATTAATGGAAAGCTGGACGAGAGCGGCATCAAAAATTCGATTTCTGCCCGTGTAAAGCATATTTACAGCATTTATCGCAAGATGTTCGAACAAAACAAGAGCATCAATGAGATTTATGACATTTGCGCCGTTCGTGTCATCGTAGAGTCTGTGGCGGACTGTTACAATGTGCTGGGCTATGTACACGATTTGTACAAACCGATTCCGGGACGTTTTAAAGACTATATTTCTACGCCAAAGCCGAACGGCTATCGCTCGCTGCACACAACGGTTATCGGCCGTTCCGGTGTGCCGTTTGAAGTACAAATCCGCACGGAAGAAATGCACAAGATGGCAGAATACGGCATTGCGGCGCATTGGAAGTATAAGGAGCACTTGCAAAAGAGCAGCGGCGAGGAGACGTATGCGTGGATTCGGCAGCTGCTGGAGGCACAGCAGGATACAGAAGCTGAGGACTTTATCAAACACATCAAGGTTGATTTGTTTGCGGATGAAGTGTTTGTCTTTACGCCGCGCGGCGACGCAGTCAGCCTGCCGCTCGGTGCTACACCGATTGACTTTGCCTATGGCATTCATTCCGCCGTCGGCAACCGCATGACCGGATGTAAGGTCAACGGCCGCATTGCGCCCATCAACTATACGCTGAGAAACGGCGATGTGGTCGAAGTGCTGACCTCCAAGGAGACGCATGGCCCGAAGCGCGACTGGCTGAAAATTGTCAAGACATCGGAAGCGCGCAGCAAAATCAAGCAATGGTTTAAGAAAGAGTGCCGAGAAGAAAACATCGAGCAGGGACGTGCGGACTTGGAGCGGGAGCTGCGCTCCAGCCTGCTGTACAGCCATTTTATAGAGAAACCGGAAATTCAGGAAAAAGTTCTGGAAAAATTCGGCTATCCGAGTCTGGAAGAAATGTACAATGCGCTGGGCTATGGCGGCATCACGGTGACTAAGGTTCTCAACAAGGTGCGTGACGAGGTCATTCGTGCACGCAAGCAGGAGGAGAAGCAGAAACCGCTGAACGCGCGGCCGGTTCCGCATGGACGCTCGGATTCCGGTGTCATTGTGGAAGGTCTGGACGATGTTGACTGTAAGGTGAAGTTTGCCCGCTGCTGTACGCCGGTTCCGGGCGATGATATCATCGGCTATGTCACCCGCGGATTTGGTGTCTCTGTACACCGCAAAGACTGCATCAACGTCAAAAATGCCAATCCGGAGGATAAAAAGCGTTGGGTAAACGTCTATTGGGATGAGAGCCATGTAGAATCCAAGGAACGCTTCAGTACGGCAATTCAGATTTCTACCAATGACCGCACAGGTGTGATGAACGATGTGCTGCAAATGCTGGCGAACAATCACATCAACGTGAAGGACTTCAATGGCAAAACGCTGTCTGAAGGATACGGCATCATCAACATTGTGATTGCCGTCACCGGTCTGGCACAGCTGGACGCACTGACCAAAAAACTGCGCGGTCTGCACGGTGTCATCAACGTCACGCGCCAGACGATGTAA
- the recJ gene encoding single-stranded-DNA-specific exonuclease RecJ produces the protein MKSKKWNIARPNIGAIRSLAKTCGYAPLTAAVLCARGLDTPEKAQTFLAHDLSGLHDPFLLPDMHAAVEAIDNAIANGEHIAVFGDYDVDGITSTCVLVRYLKSRGAACRYYIPDRLSEGYGLNKPALLKLRDSGVSMVITVDSGITAVEEIAYANEIGLKVVVTDHHECKDDLPDAAAVVNPKRTDSTYPFKDLAGVGVVFKLVCALEGPENLEQVVTTYLDLVAVGTIADVMRLQGENRVIVTYGLLLLQQTDNPGLRMLMREAGVETRRMTASVVSFTLAPRINAAGRMGCADEAAQLFLTDSPSHAQEIAALLCCQNKERQNAENEILRQAYEVLQKEYDPQEDRMIVLWGENWHHGVIGIVSSRISDRYGCPTVLISLDGDQGKGSGRSVNGFNLFEALEDSSQYLEKFGGHALAAGLTISRDMLPAFKQSICAYAKKNITEEDLMPVINIDCLISPDDISMESIRELGILEPYGMGNREPIFAIREMTVEEITPISSDRHLKMSLVKGNRRFTAMLFGTGSGGCPVVQGDIVDAAFSLEINHFRNQQTIQLMLKDIRLSDCELERDHYFLSVYSHFINGESLTDSQVNQLYPNRPDLVAVWRHIISQAEDKKLTAPYNTLSRRISYESRQLINIGKLFVCLDVFSESRLLNYHFKNNLLYIRILPFQGKADITKSVVLATLRHRKRQSTAEQQSG, from the coding sequence ATGAAATCGAAAAAATGGAACATTGCCCGGCCGAATATTGGCGCAATTCGCAGTCTGGCCAAGACGTGCGGATATGCTCCGCTGACGGCAGCCGTGCTGTGTGCGCGGGGATTGGACACGCCGGAAAAAGCACAGACTTTTTTGGCTCATGATCTGTCTGGGCTGCATGATCCGTTCCTACTGCCTGATATGCACGCTGCGGTGGAGGCGATCGACAATGCAATTGCAAATGGCGAACACATTGCCGTGTTTGGTGACTATGATGTGGACGGCATCACATCCACCTGCGTCCTCGTTCGGTATTTGAAGAGCAGGGGCGCCGCGTGCAGGTATTATATTCCGGATCGCCTGAGCGAGGGATATGGTCTGAATAAACCCGCTCTGCTGAAGCTCAGGGACAGCGGTGTTTCGATGGTTATCACCGTGGATTCCGGCATTACGGCGGTAGAGGAAATCGCATATGCCAACGAAATCGGATTAAAAGTTGTCGTAACAGACCATCATGAATGTAAGGACGATTTGCCGGACGCTGCGGCAGTTGTCAACCCGAAGCGGACAGACAGTACATATCCGTTCAAAGACCTCGCCGGTGTCGGCGTGGTTTTTAAGTTGGTTTGCGCATTGGAAGGACCGGAAAATCTGGAACAGGTTGTGACAACCTATCTGGATTTGGTGGCGGTCGGTACCATTGCGGATGTCATGCGGCTGCAGGGAGAAAACCGCGTGATTGTCACATATGGTTTGCTGCTGCTGCAGCAGACGGACAATCCGGGTCTGCGGATGCTGATGCGGGAGGCAGGCGTGGAGACGCGCCGCATGACCGCATCTGTGGTCAGCTTTACGCTGGCGCCGCGCATCAATGCTGCCGGACGCATGGGGTGTGCAGACGAAGCAGCGCAGCTGTTTTTGACGGACAGCCCGAGCCATGCACAGGAAATCGCCGCCTTGTTGTGCTGTCAGAACAAGGAACGGCAAAACGCCGAAAATGAGATTTTGCGGCAGGCATATGAGGTACTGCAAAAGGAATACGATCCGCAGGAAGACCGCATGATTGTCCTGTGGGGCGAGAATTGGCATCACGGTGTCATTGGCATTGTGTCCTCCCGCATTTCAGACCGATACGGATGTCCGACGGTGCTGATTTCGCTGGACGGAGACCAAGGAAAGGGCTCCGGACGCTCGGTGAACGGCTTCAACCTCTTTGAAGCGCTGGAAGACAGCTCGCAGTATTTGGAAAAATTCGGTGGTCATGCACTGGCAGCCGGTCTTACCATTTCCAGAGACATGCTGCCGGCGTTCAAACAGAGCATTTGCGCGTATGCCAAGAAAAATATCACAGAAGAAGATTTGATGCCGGTAATCAACATCGATTGTCTGATTTCGCCGGATGATATTTCCATGGAGTCCATTCGAGAGCTGGGCATTTTGGAGCCGTACGGCATGGGCAATCGAGAGCCGATTTTTGCTATACGGGAAATGACCGTGGAGGAAATCACACCGATTTCCAGCGACCGTCATCTCAAAATGTCTTTGGTGAAAGGAAATCGCCGATTTACTGCGATGCTGTTTGGCACCGGCTCCGGCGGATGCCCTGTTGTACAGGGCGATATTGTGGACGCGGCATTTAGCTTGGAAATCAATCATTTTCGCAATCAGCAGACGATTCAGCTGATGCTCAAGGACATTCGGCTGAGCGATTGTGAGTTGGAACGCGACCATTATTTCCTGTCGGTGTATTCTCATTTCATCAACGGTGAGAGCCTGACCGACAGTCAGGTGAATCAACTGTACCCGAATCGTCCGGATCTTGTGGCGGTTTGGCGGCATATTATTTCACAGGCAGAGGACAAAAAGCTGACGGCACCATATAATACATTATCACGGCGCATTTCTTATGAGTCCAGACAACTCATAAACATCGGCAAGCTGTTTGTCTGTCTGGATGTCTTTTCCGAAAGTCGGTTGTTAAATTATCATTTCAAAAACAACCTGTTATACATCAGAATTTTACCGTTTCAGGGCAAGGCGGATATCACGAAGTCTGTGGTATTGGCAACCCTACGGCATAGAAAACGACAAAGCACGGCTGAACAGCAGTCGGGCTGA
- the uvrA gene encoding excinuclease ABC subunit UvrA, giving the protein MQETIHVKGAREHNLKNIEVWIPRDKLVVLTGLSGSGKSSLAFDTIYAEGQRRYVESLSSYARQFLGQMDKPDVDFIEGLSPAISIDQKTTSKNPRSTVGTVTEIYDYLRLLWARVGTPHCPKCGKEIKQQTIDQIVDQLLALPPRTKLQILAPVVRQRKGEHVKIFTEARKSGYVRVRVDGNLYDLSEEIKLEKNKKHNIEIVVDRIVIKDGIRSRLTDSVETACAQTGGLVMAEIVGGKTLSFSQNYACEDCGISIEELTPRMFSFNNPYGACPVCTGLGVQMKIDPDSIIPNRKLSLRKGAVQASGWTNCDTGSIARMYYDALGKRFNFTLDTPVEKMSEQAVHALLYGTGEEKLTLRVSRYSGGKMEQPFEGIITNLERRYKETTSEWARAEIEESMRETPCPACGGRRLKKELLAVTVGGLNIMEFCEKPVSKGLEFFEQLHLTEQQNRIAQRIVKEACARLGFLNNVGLGYLTLARASATLSGGESQRIRLATQIGSALMGVLYILDEPSIGLHQRDNDKLLSTLKSLRDMGNTLLVVEHDEDTIRAADYIVDVGPGAGTNGGNIVYAGDVQGLLACEESVTGQYLSGKRRILVPKQRRIGNGKWLTFTGCCVNNLQNQTFTIPLGTFTCVTGVSGSGKSSFVNEILYKKLAADLNRAKCKPGAFDEVLGLEHLDKVIAIDQSPIGRTPRSNPATYTGLFNDIRALFAQTQDAKMRAYGPGRFSFNVKGGRCEACTGDGLIKIEMHFLPDIYVPCEVCKGKRYNRETLEVRYKGKNIADVLEMTVDEAAVFFENVPKIHRRLLTLQEVGLGYVKIGQSSTTLSGGESQRVKLATELSKRSTGRTMYILDEPTTGLHTADVHRLLDVLQKLVDAGNTVVVIEHNLDVIKVADHIIDLGPEGGDGGGRIVCTGTPEQITACEQSYTGQYLKKYLVDSQEQ; this is encoded by the coding sequence ATGCAGGAAACAATTCATGTAAAAGGTGCGCGAGAGCACAATTTAAAAAATATTGAGGTATGGATTCCGCGTGACAAGCTGGTGGTTTTAACCGGACTGTCCGGCAGCGGCAAATCCTCTCTGGCGTTTGACACAATTTATGCCGAGGGACAGCGGCGCTATGTCGAGTCGCTGTCCTCCTACGCGCGGCAGTTTTTGGGACAGATGGACAAACCGGATGTGGACTTTATCGAAGGCTTGTCTCCGGCGATTTCCATTGACCAAAAAACCACGAGCAAGAATCCGCGCTCCACGGTCGGAACGGTCACAGAAATCTATGATTACCTGCGATTGCTTTGGGCGCGTGTGGGTACGCCGCACTGCCCAAAATGCGGAAAGGAAATCAAGCAGCAAACGATAGATCAAATCGTTGACCAACTGCTCGCGTTGCCGCCGCGCACCAAGCTGCAGATTTTGGCGCCGGTTGTTCGCCAGCGCAAGGGCGAGCATGTGAAAATCTTTACCGAGGCACGCAAGAGCGGCTATGTGCGCGTGCGTGTGGACGGCAATTTGTATGATTTATCGGAAGAAATTAAACTGGAAAAGAATAAAAAACACAATATTGAAATCGTTGTCGACCGCATTGTAATCAAAGACGGCATTCGCAGCCGCTTGACGGATTCAGTAGAAACCGCCTGCGCACAAACCGGCGGTTTGGTTATGGCGGAGATTGTGGGCGGCAAAACGCTGTCATTTTCGCAAAACTATGCGTGTGAGGACTGCGGCATTTCCATTGAAGAACTGACGCCGCGCATGTTCTCGTTCAACAACCCATATGGTGCGTGCCCTGTGTGTACGGGTCTGGGCGTACAGATGAAAATTGACCCAGACAGCATTATCCCCAATCGCAAGCTGTCGCTGCGCAAGGGAGCCGTGCAGGCGAGCGGATGGACAAACTGCGACACAGGCTCTATCGCGCGTATGTACTATGATGCGTTGGGAAAGCGGTTTAATTTTACGTTGGACACGCCGGTAGAAAAAATGTCGGAACAAGCGGTGCATGCCTTGCTGTACGGCACAGGAGAAGAAAAATTAACCCTGCGCGTCTCACGGTATTCCGGCGGAAAAATGGAACAGCCGTTTGAAGGCATTATCACAAATCTGGAACGGCGATACAAAGAGACAACATCGGAGTGGGCGCGGGCAGAAATCGAAGAATCTATGCGTGAAACGCCGTGTCCGGCATGCGGCGGACGCAGACTCAAAAAAGAACTGCTTGCGGTCACAGTTGGCGGACTCAATATCATGGAATTCTGCGAGAAGCCGGTGAGCAAGGGATTGGAATTTTTCGAACAGCTTCATCTGACCGAGCAGCAAAACCGGATTGCACAGCGCATTGTCAAAGAAGCGTGTGCGCGGCTGGGTTTTCTGAACAACGTCGGATTGGGATATTTGACGCTGGCGCGCGCTTCGGCAACGCTGTCCGGCGGCGAGAGTCAGCGCATTCGTCTGGCAACACAAATCGGTTCGGCGCTCATGGGTGTGCTGTACATCTTGGATGAGCCGTCCATTGGCTTGCACCAGAGAGACAACGACAAGCTGCTCTCCACCCTTAAGAGTTTGCGTGATATGGGAAATACGCTTCTTGTCGTGGAGCATGATGAGGACACCATACGGGCAGCGGACTATATTGTCGATGTCGGCCCCGGCGCGGGAACGAATGGCGGCAACATTGTCTATGCCGGAGACGTCCAAGGGCTTCTTGCATGCGAAGAATCTGTGACAGGTCAATATTTGAGCGGAAAACGTCGAATTTTGGTTCCGAAACAACGCAGAATAGGGAACGGCAAGTGGTTGACCTTTACAGGTTGCTGCGTCAATAATCTGCAAAATCAGACGTTTACCATTCCGCTCGGCACGTTTACCTGCGTGACCGGCGTGTCGGGCAGCGGCAAATCTTCCTTTGTCAATGAGATTTTATATAAAAAGCTGGCGGCAGATCTCAACCGTGCAAAATGCAAGCCGGGTGCTTTCGATGAAGTCCTTGGTCTGGAGCATTTGGACAAGGTCATCGCCATTGATCAGTCGCCGATTGGTCGCACACCGCGTTCCAATCCGGCGACGTATACCGGTCTGTTCAATGATATTCGCGCGCTGTTCGCGCAGACGCAGGACGCAAAGATGCGCGCATATGGACCCGGACGGTTTTCGTTCAATGTCAAAGGCGGACGCTGTGAAGCGTGTACCGGTGACGGCCTGATTAAAATTGAAATGCATTTCCTGCCAGACATCTATGTTCCGTGTGAAGTGTGCAAGGGAAAGCGCTACAACAGAGAGACATTGGAAGTGCGCTACAAAGGCAAGAACATTGCTGATGTGCTGGAGATGACAGTGGATGAAGCGGCAGTATTTTTTGAAAATGTGCCAAAGATTCACCGCCGTCTGTTGACACTGCAGGAGGTTGGTCTGGGCTATGTCAAGATCGGGCAGTCCTCAACGACATTGTCCGGCGGCGAGAGCCAGCGCGTCAAGCTCGCCACAGAGCTATCCAAACGGTCGACCGGCCGCACCATGTATATTCTCGATGAGCCGACAACCGGTCTGCACACGGCGGATGTGCATCGTCTGCTGGATGTGCTGCAAAAGCTGGTGGATGCTGGCAACACGGTTGTAGTTATCGAGCACAATCTGGATGTCATTAAGGTCGCAGACCATATCATAGATTTGGGACCGGAAGGCGGAGATGGCGGCGGACGCATCGTCTGCACCGGCACACCGGAGCAGATTACCGCTTGCGAACAGTCATACACGGGGCAGTATTTGAAAAAATATCTGGTTGACAGCCAAGAACAATGA